Below is a window of Methanocorpusculum sp. DNA.
TCGATGACGGCCCTCGCGAAATCCCGTGCGAACCCTTCATCGATATTCTTTATATCCAGAATGCGTTCCTGAAGCAGTTTCTCGATCTTCTCTTCAGGAATATCCTTATGCATGCTTCGCCGAACGAAGCCTTCCACGTCCATACAAGATAGTTGTGAAGGGACAGACTATAAAGACATGAGGTTAAACCCCGACGAAGTATTTTCAGAGGGGGCGTTCTACTATATCTGATATGAATTCCCTGGAAAAAACGATGGCCTTCGCCGCCACGATCGCAGGCTCCGACCCGTCGGCAGGGGCCGGCATCCAGGTCGACCTGAAAACCATGGCCGCCTGCGGGGTCTGGGGGATGACCGTGATCGCGGCACTCACCGCACAAAACGCCACGCACGTTCTCGACACGGCAAGCATCCCTGCGGCTTTCATCAAAAAACAGATCGACGCCCTCGAAGAGGACTTCCCGATCGGCTGCTACAAAACAGGCATGTTGAAAAATGCGGAAACGGTCGGAATCGTTGCGGAAAGCATTCCGAAAGGGCGGAGCCTCGTCGTCGACCCGGTACTTCTCGCAACAAAAGAGTACCGGCTTCTTGATCTGGCAGGTCAGGAACGACTCGTTGCCGAGCTTCTGCCGCGGACCACCGTGATAACGCCGAATCTGCCTGAGGCGTCCGTCATCTCCGGGATCACGATCACCGATGCCGAGTCGATGGAGGAGGCAGCATACTGGTTCATCGATCACGGGGCGAAAGCTGCCGTTATCAAAGGGGGCCATGCCTTATTCCGGCTCGGGACCGACGTCTTTGCCGACAAAAACGGCATGATGCTGGTCGAAGGTGAGGTCGCGCCTTTCACTGATGTCCATGGATCGGGCTGTTGTTACGCGTCCGCGATCGCCGCCCACATCGCTCTCGGCTATCCGGTCAGGGACGCCGTTCTCGAAGCAAAAAAGTTCGTCAACGGCGCAATAAAATACTCCTGGGAATATGCTCCGGGACGCAGGACGATGAATCCCGGGTGGCAGCAGCATCAGACATATTATAAAAAATTCTGACCTTCTTTTTTTGTGTGCCGTGAAAAAGCACCTCTATATTTATCATAAGAAAAAGCAAACTATTACCCCATGACCGAAACGGCACACAAAGCCGAACGCACTACGCGTTCGACTGAGCGCGAGCATAAATCCGAGGGATTTGTGCCTCACAACATGATGGATTACGAGGAAACCTACTCCACGTTCTCCATCGCCGTGCCTGAGTATTACAACTTCGGCTTCGACGTTGTTGATGCATGGGCGAAAAAAGATCGAAATAAGCTCGCCATGATCTGGACAAACCAGGAAGGAAAGGAAAAATACTACACCTTCCGGCAGATGATGAATCTGTCCAACCAGATCGCGAACATGATGTTCAAGCAGAATATCGGCAAAGGCGACAGAGTAATGCTGCTCCTGCCGCGTGTCCCCGAATGGTGGACCTTTGCTCTTGCTGCAATAAAAATAGGCGCAGTTATCTGCCCGTCTCCGGTCATTCTAACCCCTCACGATCTAAAATACCGAATAAACCAGGGCAGGTTCAAGATGATCGTGACGAACACCGAGAACGCCTGGAAGATCGAGGACATTGGGAGCGAATGCCCATCACTCAAAGTCAAATTCCTGACCGACGGCGATGTTCCCGGATGGATAAACTATCAGAAGGAACTGATACACCCGGCACGTGCCTCCACGAAACTCAGTTCGATCGTGAGAAGCGTCCGGACGAAAGCGACGGACCCTATGCTCATCTTCTTCTCGTCGGGAACGACCGCCGACCCGAAGATGGTCCTGCACAATCATGCATATCCGCTCGGCCACATTGTGACTGGCAGATTCTGGTATGATCTTACCGACAACGATCTTCACTTCACGGTCGCCGACATGGGCTGGGGTAAATCCTCCTGGGGTAAGTTCTACGGACCATGGATGGAAGGCGCCTGTGTCTTTGTCTACGACTACCGCGGAAAGTTCAATGCGACCGAACTTCTCCCGCTGATCGAAAAGTATGAGATCACGACGTTCTGCGCTCCGCCGACCATCTATCGTATGCTCATCCTTGCGGATCTGGAGACTTTTGACTTTTCCCAACTGCGTCACTGCCTCTCAGCAGGCGAGACGCTGAACCCTGAAGTCAACCGTGTCTGGGAAGAAGGGACCGGCAAAAAGATCTACGAGGCATACGGGCAGACCGAAACCGTTACGGTGATCGGAACGTTCCCCTGTATGGAAGTCAGACCCGGTTCGATCGGCAAACCCGCCCCGGGCTGGAAGATCGAGCTCCACGACGATATGGGCAATAAGGTTGCCCCGGGCGTCGAAGGAAGGATCGCGATCAAGACGAGCGACCCCTCACCGGTCGGTCTGTTTACCGAGTATCTGGATGACCCGAAGGCTACGGCGAAGGTTTTCATCAACGGCTGGTACTACACGGGAGACAAAGCGACCATCGATGAAGACGGCTACTTCTGGTTCATGGGCCGCGACGATGATATGATCAAATCATCCGGATACCGCGTTTCACCGGCCGAGGTCGAGTCAGCTCTGATCGAACACCCGGCAGTCAAAGAGTCGGCAGTCGTCGGCAGTCCCGACGCGATCCGCGGTGTGATCATCAAGGCGTTCGTCGTGCTGAAGGATGGCTATAAAGGATCCGAAACCCTGATCAAAGAGATGCAGAACCATGTCAAGACGACGACCGCCCCGTACAAATATCCGCGGGCGATCGAGTTCGTGGAGGAGCTGCCGAAGACCATCTCAGGAAAAGTCCGGAGAGTGGAACTCCGCAATCTCGAGATGAAGAGATATCAGGAAGCTCACCACGAAGAGTTCTCTGAAAAGAAGAACTGAACTCTTTTTCTTTTTTTTTAAGCATTAGTATTCGATAGTTTTGTAGAAATTTTATGATTTGGAGAGAATAATTCATCACACTAAATTCACGAAAAAAGAACGAAAACACAAAACTTTCGAAAATCAACGAAATGCACAAAAAGGAGGAGAGGGGAAGATATAGGCATTTATGGAGACATGAGATAATTTATGGGTCACATCTCGTTCTCGTCGCTAAACATTTCCCTATTATCTGAATCTTTGATTGCGTATAATATGTAATTATTCAGATCTAAACCCATCAACATAATCTCGCAATTATGACCGACTGAGAAACCTCTAATTTTAAGTGAATTATCATACAAATTCCTGATGAGCTCGGCGCGCAACTGCTTTTCGTGCTCGTCGTCCTTCGAGAGACCTCTAATCTTCAATGAATTTTCATATAAGTCTCGGGAAATCTGCGTTCCAAGATATATTCGTGTAGGATAGATTGGGAAAGGATGTAATTTTTCTGCATATCCCTCACGAATCAAACGCCACTCTTTTTCATATTTCCACTCATCCGATTTGGTGATGCATCTTTCAACAAACAACAAAGAGCGAAGTTTGGAATTGCTAACATTTGTATCATCTGGGAAAATGCTCTCCATCTTTTCTGCATAATATACCGGATATAACCATTTTCGGATAATGCTGTCTTCCGGGATCTGCGTCATATCATACTCAAAACATACTCCTTTATGAGAATCTCCATAATGTCCCCACATCAAAAGAGAGTCCCAGCGTTCACTAAAGCACTTCACTCCATAATTGAAAATGAATTCCCATTGAGCCGGACCCTTTATTAAAAAAATCCTGGTTACTTCATCAATAATCTCCTGGGTGAAAACATCGGGAGCAAAATCATCCATTGTTATGGAGCCATTTTTTGCATATATCTCAATCAATTTATTCAATTCATATTCCAGCGTTTTGTTTTCGTTGTGATGAGCAAGCACCTCACGAATATCCTGCTTTAATGAATGAGCAATATACTTCCTGAACAATACCGACGCATCGGGACGAAGCCAAGTATCATATGGATCATTGAACTTCACCGGGTGAGACATTCTTACAGCATGACTTATATTGCCCGTATCCGTTGAACATTCAAGATTCTCCCAAAAGTGTTTGTTAAAATGGAGATAACAATAGAGTTTGTTTGGAATATGCTGATTCTTTAATTCCAGTGCTTTATTGCGTTTCTCTTCATCCAAAGAAAAAAAGTTCTTACGAAATTCATTTTTCCAATCATCAGACATATGTTATTTATTATATACCATTGACGAAGGAAATATTTAGTCCAGAGTTACTCATTTATAAAAGCGGATCCTCAGTAAAATGGGCTGTATAATTTGTATGTTGTAACTGATATGAATAAGATATCTCCACCGTGTCGGGCTCCGCGCCGGAGTCGCCCTCCCGCACCCCAAATCAAAAAAAAGGATATAGAATAGAGGAAATCTATGATTTACGAACGCGGTTCATTTACTCATGCATCCACACCCAGTAATATCCTTCCCGAATTTGATACACCCGAACACCGGGAAGTTCTATATATTATATGGTCATTTATGAAGGTATGGAGTTTCGTCAGCCGCTTTTTTTATGCGCAACTGTATTTCTGACAATAATTATTATCATTTCCTCAGGATGTATTTCTGAAGTTGAAAATGAAACTATCGCTGAAAATATTTCTGAAGTTATGCCAACTCCAACACCATATGATCCGGATGCCTATATTAGTGCGATCCCGGAGAGTTTTAAAAAAGAGATTATTGAAGCATATTTCCAGGATCCTTCAACAGGATATATCATAAAAAAAGGATATATTAGTGATTTTCTAATTTCATCAAGAACATATCCCGGCACTGACACAATATTTCCCGTGATAGTGTTTTACTTCCACAAAACAGTATCATCAGAACCCGAATCTAGCCCAACTCGTGTCGATTGTAACATTTATCTGGGCACAGATTTAGCAAATCAAACGATCCAAATGAAATCTGATGCAATGAAAAATGGTTATGTCTGGATTTCCATGTGTGGTGTTGTAATTAGAGATCCAACTCTTACCTTTGGAGAGGAGATCCAAGTTTACGACGCAGATAAGCATGTCGTTGTCATGGAAAAAAGGGTGCCTGCAGAGGAGTATGATCGACTCTTTAGCTAGAGCTTAGGGTCTACCTGTATTCAATGCTGAATCTGATGTTATAATTCTCTTCGAGGTCATTCATCAATAAATCCGCACGGGATATCCACGGCACATTTCCCGCAGACATTCGCCCCGTATCTCTTCTCATTTTCCTGACACAGAGAAAAGCAGACCCTTCGGTCAAACCCGTCCTCGGTCAATGCTCCCGTCGGGCAATTGTCCACGCACTTCAGACACACGCCGTTCAGTTTATACAGACATCGTTCCTCCGTCTCCGGCACATCCGGCGTGATAGGGAGATCCGTTACGAGCGAGCCGAACCGTCCGCATGAACCGACACGGGTGATCAGCAGATTGTTCAGACCGAACTTCCCTAGACCCGCGATCTCGGCGACGTGCCGCTGAGACCAGCAGCTCATCAGAATCTGTTTGTCCAGATGGACGGCGTTTTCCGCAAATGCTGCCCGAAATCCGTGATCCTTGAGATAATCTATAAGTGCAGCATTCAGGGAAGCGATCAGCCGGTTTGTTTCCACATAACACTCAGCCCAGCGCTTCGAGGCGTATCGCCCGGAGACATTCGAGAGGGAGACCTCCTTTTGAAACGGCAAAAAATAGGATATGATGATCGTCGGGTCGACAAGAATATCGGCCGGCATCAGATGTCCCGGCATCACGATGTTTTTCAGGGCCGGAAACATCGGGGAAGCGCAGTCGGCAAAACCGACCAGCGGTTTTCGCAGATGGGAAGCGTCTTTCACATACGCTTCGATGAAGGCTGTGATCTCTTCCCGCATCCGTCTACTCCTTAAAGACCATGTCCAGGAGATCGACCGCGTTGATGAGTCCGTAGGAACCCTTCGCCTGCACCTCTTTCTCGGTGTAGACCTGGACATCGTCCGGTTCTGCGAGACCGCGGATCGCGAACGGGACCGGGTCGTTCGTGTGGGTCTTTTTTGCGACCGGTGTCGGGTGGTCGGGCATCAGCATGATACATCCGTCGAAGTTGTCGAGGATGTAGCCGATTGCCTTATCCAGATTCTCGATCGCTTTGATCTTCTCTTCAAGACTGCCGAGGTGACCTGCCTCATCCGTCGCTTCGACATGCATATATACAAAGTCTGCATCGCCGTTCGCGGTATCGACCGCGGCTTTTGCCTTTCCAAGGAAGTTCGTGTCGAGATAACCGGTTGCTCCGGGAACCGTGACGACCTCCATTCCAGCGCACTTCGCAAGACCGAACAGCAGATCGACCGCCGAGATGACCGCTCCTTTCTTATGATATTTATCGGTGAACGCCGGCATCGCGGGCTTCGATCCTCCGCTCCACGGCCAGATCGTCGTCGCCGGATTTTTCCCTGCGGCGATACGCTTTTTATTTACCGGGTGGTTCTCGAACACGTCCGAGGCCCGCACGATAAAGTTCATCAGACGCTCGGCATCCTCTCCTTTCGGGAGATAATCGTTGATGACCTCACCGACGATGTCGTGGGGGGGGGTCGTCTCTGATCCTTTGCCGTTTGGAAGCATCATTACATTTCTGTAGGAAACGCCGGAGTGCCATCCTGCTTCGGGAATCTTCTCTTTGAGAGCGTCGAACAGTTCTGCTCCCTCAGCGCTCGAGATATGGCCCGCGGCAAAATCCTTCATCTTCCCATTCTCGATCGTGACCAGATTACACCGGTATGCGAGCTCCCCCTCCTTAAAGGGGATGCCCATACTGAGCGCTTCGATCGCTCCGCGTCCGGTGTAATATTTCAGCGGGTCGTAGCCGAGGATCGACATATTGGCGACATCTGATCCGGGAGAGAGGGAATCATCCACCGTTTTCAGCATGCCGCATCTGCCTTCACGGGCGATACGGTCCATATTGGGTTTATGTGCCGCTTCGAGCGGGGTCTTTCCGCCAAGCTCTGCAAGAGGCTCGTCTGCTGCACCGTCAGCCAGAATTAGAATATATTTCATGGAGATCTCACTTATATATCTGGTCGTAATTGGAATAAATTACTTGGTTGCGACACACAAATCACGAACCCTAATTAGGGAAGGCAGGCCTAATTAATAGGAGAAGTATGGATATCATCAGAGGAGCGTGCATGGCGATCGCCGACAGCGTGCCGGGAGTTTCCGGCGGGACGATTGCATTTTTACTTGGATTTTATGATAAGTTCATCTCCTCAGTGGATGATCTCCTGACCGGGACGATGGAGAAACGAAAGGCCGCTTTTCCGTTCCTGTTCAAACTTGCTATTGGCTGGGCCGCCGCTTTTCTCATCTGCGCCGTTATCCTCGCAAATCTTTTTGATACCTATATTTATGAAATAAGTTCGCTTTTCATCGGTCTTACCGTCTGTGCGGTCCCGATCGTTGTGATGGAGGAGAAGAAAGCCCTAAAAAGCCATTATCTGCACAGTATCTTTACGGTGCTCGGTATAGCTGTCGTTCCTCTGATAATGTACTTCAATCCGGTCTCCCACGAAAGTTCTGTTGACCTGGCGCAGATCTCGCCCGGGCTCGGCCTGTTTCTTTTCATTGCCGCGGTCCTCGCGGTCTCAGTGATGGTCCTTCCCGGGATCTCAGGCTCGACGATGCTTCTGATTATGGGACTGTATGTCCCCCTGATCTCGGCAGTGAGTGCGGTCGTTCATCTGCAGCTCCAGTATGTGCCGATGCTGATCATATTCGGTCTCGGGATGATCACGGGGCTCGTATTCATCTCAAAACTTCTGAGACACTGTCTGGAAAAATACCGCTCGCAGACCATCTATCTGAGCATCGGGCTTTTGATCGGCTCGCTGTATGCGATCGTGCTTGGGGCGACCACACTTGACGTGCCAAAACCCGCAATGAGCATCGAGACGTTCAGTATCCTGTTCTTTTTGCTCGGCGCAGGGATCCTTGCCGGTCTGCAGTATATGAAAAAACGGGCGGAAAAGAAATCGACGTAAAAACCGACGCTGACTTTTTTGGTCAAAATACTTTTTTTTAATATGAGGAATCACACGTTGTAATCTATCTCTCTTTTTCGGGGTGCGGGGGAGTGACTGCGGGTTGGCGACGAAGTCGACGACCTTAGCTGAGCAAACCGAAGGTTTGCGATCCGGCGCGGAGCGTCCCGCGGTGGAGATATCCCTGGGTTTTGTATTTGGGAAAGGTATTCTTTTTTGTGGGAGTATATGATTGATTTCGCTTGAAATAAATTAGATAATGAATAGTTGGAAAGTAAATTCAAAAATGTGATGGAATGAATGAAATTTTTTGTGTATTTTTTCATTCATTACTCTGCGAGAGTTGCCCGGATCGCACGCCGGACACTCTCTTCGGACGTGATCTCCGGATCCCAGCCGAGTGATCTGAGTTTGTCAACGCCGAGTCTCATCAGCGGGACGTCGCCGACCCATCCTCTGTCGCCGCCGGTGAAGTTGAACTCTACATTTTCAAGTCCCATCTCCTCGACGATCAGTTCGGCGATCCGCTTCACATTGACCCAGTCTTCCGATCCGATATTGAAGAAGTTGAAGGTATCAGCCGAGACCTTGGGTGCAAAAATCATCGCCTTCACACAGTTTTCGACAGCAAGATAGGATTTACTCTGTCTTCCGTCGCCGAGGATCTCCAGTTCCTTCGGGTTTGCCCGGAGTTTCTGCACGAAATCATAGATGATCCCGTGCGTACTGCGGGCACCGACAATATTTGCGAACCGGTAGACCCAGGTCTTCCAGCCATAGGTCGCGGCGTAGGAAGAGATCATCGCCTCGCAGGCGAGTTTGCTTGCTCCGTACACCGAGATAGGGATCATCGGCGAGTAGGTCTCGGGTGTCGGGATCACCGTGGCTTCGCCATACACGGTAGACGTTGAGGTGAAAACGAACTCCTTTACATCATACTCCTTCATGGCCTCGAGAACTTTGACCGTGGCCGTAACATTGTTTTCGTACACCTCAAAGGATTTGCGTGCGGATCCGCGTACATCCGGATCGGCAGCTATGTGATATACCCTGTCTGCGCCGGCGAAATAC
It encodes the following:
- a CDS encoding DUF2971 domain-containing protein, which produces MSDDWKNEFRKNFFSLDEEKRNKALELKNQHIPNKLYCYLHFNKHFWENLECSTDTGNISHAVRMSHPVKFNDPYDTWLRPDASVLFRKYIAHSLKQDIREVLAHHNENKTLEYELNKLIEIYAKNGSITMDDFAPDVFTQEIIDEVTRIFLIKGPAQWEFIFNYGVKCFSERWDSLLMWGHYGDSHKGVCFEYDMTQIPEDSIIRKWLYPVYYAEKMESIFPDDTNVSNSKLRSLLFVERCITKSDEWKYEKEWRLIREGYAEKLHPFPIYPTRIYLGTQISRDLYENSLKIRGLSKDDEHEKQLRAELIRNLYDNSLKIRGFSVGHNCEIMLMGLDLNNYILYAIKDSDNREMFSDENEM
- a CDS encoding cofactor-independent phosphoglycerate mutase: MKYILILADGAADEPLAELGGKTPLEAAHKPNMDRIAREGRCGMLKTVDDSLSPGSDVANMSILGYDPLKYYTGRGAIEALSMGIPFKEGELAYRCNLVTIENGKMKDFAAGHISSAEGAELFDALKEKIPEAGWHSGVSYRNVMMLPNGKGSETTPPHDIVGEVINDYLPKGEDAERLMNFIVRASDVFENHPVNKKRIAAGKNPATTIWPWSGGSKPAMPAFTDKYHKKGAVISAVDLLFGLAKCAGMEVVTVPGATGYLDTNFLGKAKAAVDTANGDADFVYMHVEATDEAGHLGSLEEKIKAIENLDKAIGYILDNFDGCIMLMPDHPTPVAKKTHTNDPVPFAIRGLAEPDDVQVYTEKEVQAKGSYGLINAVDLLDMVFKE
- a CDS encoding DUF368 domain-containing protein; amino-acid sequence: MDIIRGACMAIADSVPGVSGGTIAFLLGFYDKFISSVDDLLTGTMEKRKAAFPFLFKLAIGWAAAFLICAVILANLFDTYIYEISSLFIGLTVCAVPIVVMEEKKALKSHYLHSIFTVLGIAVVPLIMYFNPVSHESSVDLAQISPGLGLFLFIAAVLAVSVMVLPGISGSTMLLIMGLYVPLISAVSAVVHLQLQYVPMLIIFGLGMITGLVFISKLLRHCLEKYRSQTIYLSIGLLIGSLYAIVLGATTLDVPKPAMSIETFSILFFLLGAGILAGLQYMKKRAEKKST
- the thiD gene encoding bifunctional hydroxymethylpyrimidine kinase/phosphomethylpyrimidine kinase codes for the protein MNSLEKTMAFAATIAGSDPSAGAGIQVDLKTMAACGVWGMTVIAALTAQNATHVLDTASIPAAFIKKQIDALEEDFPIGCYKTGMLKNAETVGIVAESIPKGRSLVVDPVLLATKEYRLLDLAGQERLVAELLPRTTVITPNLPEASVISGITITDAESMEEAAYWFIDHGAKAAVIKGGHALFRLGTDVFADKNGMMLVEGEVAPFTDVHGSGCCYASAIAAHIALGYPVRDAVLEAKKFVNGAIKYSWEYAPGRRTMNPGWQQHQTYYKKF
- a CDS encoding AMP-binding protein, whose amino-acid sequence is MTETAHKAERTTRSTEREHKSEGFVPHNMMDYEETYSTFSIAVPEYYNFGFDVVDAWAKKDRNKLAMIWTNQEGKEKYYTFRQMMNLSNQIANMMFKQNIGKGDRVMLLLPRVPEWWTFALAAIKIGAVICPSPVILTPHDLKYRINQGRFKMIVTNTENAWKIEDIGSECPSLKVKFLTDGDVPGWINYQKELIHPARASTKLSSIVRSVRTKATDPMLIFFSSGTTADPKMVLHNHAYPLGHIVTGRFWYDLTDNDLHFTVADMGWGKSSWGKFYGPWMEGACVFVYDYRGKFNATELLPLIEKYEITTFCAPPTIYRMLILADLETFDFSQLRHCLSAGETLNPEVNRVWEEGTGKKIYEAYGQTETVTVIGTFPCMEVRPGSIGKPAPGWKIELHDDMGNKVAPGVEGRIAIKTSDPSPVGLFTEYLDDPKATAKVFINGWYYTGDKATIDEDGYFWFMGRDDDMIKSSGYRVSPAEVESALIEHPAVKESAVVGSPDAIRGVIIKAFVVLKDGYKGSETLIKEMQNHVKTTTAPYKYPRAIEFVEELPKTISGKVRRVELRNLEMKRYQEAHHEEFSEKKN
- a CDS encoding NAD-dependent epimerase/dehydratase family protein, encoding MNCIVTGGAGFIGSHLVDLLVANHHQVTVIDSMVAGRMANIEKNLEQITFVQADLLEDGWQKYFAGADRVYHIAADPDVRGSARKSFEVYENNVTATVKVLEAMKEYDVKEFVFTSTSTVYGEATVIPTPETYSPMIPISVYGASKLACEAMISSYAATYGWKTWVYRFANIVGARSTHGIIYDFVQKLRANPKELEILGDGRQSKSYLAVENCVKAMIFAPKVSADTFNFFNIGSEDWVNVKRIAELIVEEMGLENVEFNFTGGDRGWVGDVPLMRLGVDKLRSLGWDPEITSEESVRRAIRATLAE